A portion of the Babylonia areolata isolate BAREFJ2019XMU chromosome 4, ASM4173473v1, whole genome shotgun sequence genome contains these proteins:
- the LOC143281514 gene encoding uncharacterized protein LOC143281514 isoform X1, producing the protein MSFVALSADCGDCQQCGKMGKSQPPCAEDGGDDKEGLSVGGGGGEGGDAVVAVVEEGKDRSGEPRKPADTDAAAAAAPAPATECGSDGSASVVAENLRCWAIPEHGASSVQHAASADSGFCSNNRSIDDHREVSSHDASNGHHVAADPGTGRVSRDVLTHLRESGTRTSLEQSNGNDMDIVTEGPARQQQTCLVKNPPFPPEKRHVCDACGQFFVDGVQLQAHLVVHPAVYMFPALRCGGCGACFNVVRDLAGHCEVMRRKQGTRCHRCRQWFPTCEDLYRHQQQRQYRQEGKGSLLLESFGFVLAKRDSRQFLRRV; encoded by the exons ATGTCGTTTGTTGCACTGAGTGCTGATTGTGGTGACTGTCAGCAGTGTGGAAAGATGGGCAAGTCGCAGCCACCGTGTGCTGAGGATGGTGGGGACGACAAGGAAGGTTtgagtgttggaggaggaggaggagaagggggtgatgctgttgttgctgttgttgaagag GGCAAAGACAGGAGCGGGGAACCCAGGAAGCCGGCAGAtacagatgctgctgctgctgctgctcctgctcctgccacTGAATGCGGCAGCGATGGATCAGCTTCTGTTGTTGCCGAAAACCTCAGGTGTTGGGCTATTCCAGAGCACGGTGCATCATCCGTCCAGCACGCGGCCTCTGCCGACTCTGGGTTTTGCAGCAACAACCGCTCCATCGACGATCATCGTGAGGTTTCCAGCCACGATGCCAGCAACGGACACCATGTGGCTGCCGACCCAGGAACGGGCCGTGTCTCGCGTGACGTCCTAACACATCTCAGGGAAAGCGGCACGAGAACTTCACTGGAACAGTCCAACGGAAATGACATGGACATCGTGACGGAAGGCCCCGCCCGACAGCAGCAGACGTGCCTGGTGAAGAACCCCCCCTTCCCGCCAGAGAAGCGGCACGTGTGTGACGCCTGCGGGCAGTTCTTCGTCGACGGGGTGCAGCTTCAGGCCCACCTCGTCGTCCACCCGGCCGTCTACATGTTCCCCGCTCTGCGCTGCGGGGGGTGCGGCGCCTGCTTCAACGTGGTGCGAGACCTCGCAGGCCACTGTGAAGTCATGCGCCGGAAGCAGGGCACGCGCTGCCACCGGTGTCGTCAGTGGTTCCCCACCTGTGAGGATCTGTATCGGCACCAACAGCAGCGCCAGTACAGGCAGGAAGGCAAGGGGAGTCTGCTGCTGGAGTCTTTCGGGTTCGTGCTGGCCAAGAGGGACAGTAGGCAGTTTCTGCGCCGTGTGTGA
- the LOC143281514 gene encoding uncharacterized protein LOC143281514 isoform X2, whose translation MGKSQPPCAEDGGDDKEGLSVGGGGGEGGDAVVAVVEEGKDRSGEPRKPADTDAAAAAAPAPATECGSDGSASVVAENLRCWAIPEHGASSVQHAASADSGFCSNNRSIDDHREVSSHDASNGHHVAADPGTGRVSRDVLTHLRESGTRTSLEQSNGNDMDIVTEGPARQQQTCLVKNPPFPPEKRHVCDACGQFFVDGVQLQAHLVVHPAVYMFPALRCGGCGACFNVVRDLAGHCEVMRRKQGTRCHRCRQWFPTCEDLYRHQQQRQYRQEGKGSLLLESFGFVLAKRDSRQFLRRV comes from the exons ATGGGCAAGTCGCAGCCACCGTGTGCTGAGGATGGTGGGGACGACAAGGAAGGTTtgagtgttggaggaggaggaggagaagggggtgatgctgttgttgctgttgttgaagag GGCAAAGACAGGAGCGGGGAACCCAGGAAGCCGGCAGAtacagatgctgctgctgctgctgctcctgctcctgccacTGAATGCGGCAGCGATGGATCAGCTTCTGTTGTTGCCGAAAACCTCAGGTGTTGGGCTATTCCAGAGCACGGTGCATCATCCGTCCAGCACGCGGCCTCTGCCGACTCTGGGTTTTGCAGCAACAACCGCTCCATCGACGATCATCGTGAGGTTTCCAGCCACGATGCCAGCAACGGACACCATGTGGCTGCCGACCCAGGAACGGGCCGTGTCTCGCGTGACGTCCTAACACATCTCAGGGAAAGCGGCACGAGAACTTCACTGGAACAGTCCAACGGAAATGACATGGACATCGTGACGGAAGGCCCCGCCCGACAGCAGCAGACGTGCCTGGTGAAGAACCCCCCCTTCCCGCCAGAGAAGCGGCACGTGTGTGACGCCTGCGGGCAGTTCTTCGTCGACGGGGTGCAGCTTCAGGCCCACCTCGTCGTCCACCCGGCCGTCTACATGTTCCCCGCTCTGCGCTGCGGGGGGTGCGGCGCCTGCTTCAACGTGGTGCGAGACCTCGCAGGCCACTGTGAAGTCATGCGCCGGAAGCAGGGCACGCGCTGCCACCGGTGTCGTCAGTGGTTCCCCACCTGTGAGGATCTGTATCGGCACCAACAGCAGCGCCAGTACAGGCAGGAAGGCAAGGGGAGTCTGCTGCTGGAGTCTTTCGGGTTCGTGCTGGCCAAGAGGGACAGTAGGCAGTTTCTGCGCCGTGTGTGA